Proteins encoded by one window of Amaranthus tricolor cultivar Red isolate AtriRed21 chromosome 4, ASM2621246v1, whole genome shotgun sequence:
- the LOC130809669 gene encoding cytochrome P450 78A6-like — MSSQVDSLWLFALASKYNQLTITNLFSSFVLLTLTWLAMSLFYWAHQGGPAWGKYSWTHLCHWAKKPIPGPNGWPILGSISLKMGLAHQKITLMAEHYNSKRLMAFSVGNTRMIVTCNPDVAKEILNSSVFVDRPDQESAYGLMFNRSIGFAPYGSYWRTLRRIAGTHMFSPKQIKAYEAQRNDIRCQMIKTIWAQNGPFHAKEVLRWASLSNMMGSVFGDINIENNELKEMVEEGYDLLGILNLGDHLSWLSDFDFQNIRFRCSQLVPKVNRFVGRIIEEHRSEPVHLNRDFVDVLLSLQQKDKLSDSDIIAILWEMIFRGTDSISVLIEWILARLVLHPNIQSKLHQELDNVVGRTRGVTESDLPSLVYLTAVIKEVLRLHPPGPLLSWSRLSIEDTTIDGYHVPAGTTASVNMWAIARDPNVWANPLEFEPNRFMGSDPNCEFSVLGSDLRLAPFGSGRRSCPGKVLGLTTVTYWVASLVHEFEWVTSSGFKVDLSEELKLSCEMAQPLKVEVRPRRGINLNI, encoded by the exons ATGAGTTCACAAGTTGACTCCTTATGGCTCTTTGCTTTAGCCTCAAAATACAACCAACTAACTATAACCAACCTATTTTCCTCATTTGTTCTCCTAACCCTAACATGGCTAGCCATGAGCCTATTTTATTGGGCCCACCAAGGGGGTCCAGCATGGGGAAAGTACTCATGGACCCACTTATGTCATTGGGCTAAAAAGCCCATTCCAGGTCCAAATGGTTGGCCTATCCTCGGAAGCATTAGCCTTAAAATGGGCTTGGCCCATCAAAAAATCACCTTAATGGCGGAGCATTATAATTCTAAGAGGCTAATGGCCTTTAGTGTCGGTAACACTCGTATGATTGTAACATGTAATCCCGATGTTGCTAAAGAGATTTTGAACAGTTCCGTCTTTGTTGACCGACCTGATCAAGAATCTGCATACGGCTTAATGTTCAATAGATCAATCGGGTTTGCCCCATATGGGTCCTACTGGCGGACCCTCCGTCGGATTGCTGGGACCCACATGTTCAGCCCTAAACAAATTAAAGCCTATGAGGCCCAAAGAAATGACATACGTTGCCAAATGATTAAAACTATATGGGCCCAAAATGGGCCATTTCATGCTAAAGAAGTTTTGAGATGGGCTTCTTTAAGTAACATGATGGGCTCTGTTTTTGGAGatataaatatagaaaataatgAGTTGAAAGAAATGGTTGAAGAAGGGTATGATTTGCTTGGTATACTTAATTTAGGTGATCATCTTTCTTGGCTTTCTGATTTTGACTTTCAAAATATCCGGTTTAGATGCTCTCAACTTGTTCCTAAAGTCAACCGGTTCGTTGGCCGGATAATTGAAGAGCACCGGTCTGAACCGGTTCATTTGAACCGGGACTTTGTTGACGTTTTGTTGTCTCTCCAACAAAAGGATAAACTTTCGGATTCTGATATCATTGCTATTCTTTGG GAAATGATATTCAGGGGGACAGATTCCATATCAGTATTAATCGAATGGATTCTTGCAAGATTAGTCCTACACCCTAATATTCAATCAAAACTTCATCAAGAATTAGACAATGTCGTAGGGAGGACACGTGGCGTTACTGAATCAGATCTCCCATCGCTCGTTTATTTAACGGCTGTGATTAAAGAAGTTCTCAGGCTTCACCCTCCGGGCCCACTTCTCTCATGGTCACGTCTTTCTATCGAGGATACCACAATTGATGGGTATCACGTGCCAGCAGGAACAACAGCTAGCGTTAACATGTGGGCCATTGCAAGAGACCCAAATGTATGGGCTAACCCACTTGAATTTGAGCCGAATAGGTTCATGGGCTCGGATCCTAATTGTGAGTTCTCAGTTCTTGGGTCGGATCTTCGGTTAGCTCCTTTCGGGTCGGGTAGACGGTCTTGCCCGGGTAAGGTATTGGGCCTGACTACTGTGACATATTGGGTTGCATCATTGGTCCATGAGTTTGAATGGGTTACTTCTTCGGGTTTTAAGGTTGATTTGTCTGAAGAGCTTAAACTATCTTGTGAGATGGCTCAACCTCTTAAGGTAGAAGTAAGGCCTAGAAggggaattaatttaaatatatag